The following nucleotide sequence is from Catillopecten margaritatus gill symbiont.
AGTCAGAATAGTGCTACTGCAATTTTGTCTATTTTGCAAGCGCATAAGCAAGCGATTGATTCGTCTGAGTACAGAGATTTTGGCGATGTTGCTAGAAAATTTGGTGCTGCCAAAGAAATTGATAAAACCATTGGTTATCTTAATCAAGCTATTGCTCAAGTGCAGAAAATAGAAGATAAAGATTTGGTGGGTGCGAAAGGCAAGGCGTTGTACCAAGCGAGCAATAATTTAATGAAATCTTATTACCTGTCACTAATGAACAAATTGAGTTTTGTTTCCAAGGTGCTTGATGCTGATGGCGATTAATCCACTTGAATATTTGATTGACCCACACAAACGCATCTATTGGGTGTTTTTGCTCAGTTCGGTATTAATTGCCGCAGTTTTTTTATGGATCAACCCTAAAAAACGCAAAGTTAATCTCTCAAAAAAACTCTGGTTGCACCCCAGTGCTTTGCTGGATTATGGGTATTTTATTTTCATTTCTATTTTTAAAGTTTTGGTTATTTTTCCTATACTGATTGGCGCAAAAGAAGTGGCGTTATGGGTGAATGAGTTTTTATTAACGCAATATGGCTTCACTCGAATAACAGGATTTTCCTACCCCCAAGTGATGATACTTTTTACCCTGAGTTTATTTATCCTAAGTGATTTTAGCCGTTATTGGTTGCACCGTTTGCTACACACCGTGCCTTGGTTGTGGGCGTTTCACAAAACCCATCACAGCGCTAAAGTCCTAACCCCACTAACCTTTTATCGCGTGCATCCCGTTGAGTCCTTGCTGTTTGGTTTGCGTTATTCACTGATTATCGGGCTGGTGAGTGGCGTGTTTATTTACGGTTTTGGGGCGATGATTGGCATAGTTGATATTTTGGGCGTGAATGCTTTGGCGTTCGTTTTTTCATTGGTAGGCTCTAATCTTCGGCATTCTCATATTGACATCAGTTTTGGTGTGTTTGAACGCTTTTTAATCTCACCAAAACAACATCAAATTCACCATTCAAAGCACCATATTAATGTGAACTTCGGCGGATTTTTAGCCATTTGGGATTGGGCTTTTCGTTCTTTGGTGCTGTCTAAAAGCGTCAATAAATTAAAATTCGGCATTCAACAAAATGAAATGAAATATTTCAATCGCTTTCACCAGCTTATTTTTTCCCCTTTTTATTTACTATATAGGAACCGCACAAAATGAAAACAAAACTTTTATTACTTCCTCTAATCCTACTATTAAACGCCTGTGGCACAGAGCAAGACATGAGTGCAGCAAAGCAATTACTTGGGCAACAACTGTTTTTTGACCCAATTTTATCTAACAATCAAACACAGTCGTGTAGCACCTGCCATAATCCCGATTTTGGCTTTATCGACAATCGTGATAATGGCATTAATGGCATTAATGGCGCAGCCTCACTCGGTGATGACGGAAAAAGTTTGGGTGATAGAAACACCCCAAGTGCCGCTTACGCTATGTTTAGCCCCGACTTTCATTTTGACAAAAAAAACCAACAATGGGTAGGCGGGCAATTCCTCGATGGGCGTGAACAAGACCTAAAAGGACAAGCAGGCGGACCGCCTCTTAACCCCGTTGAAATGAATATGCCAAATAAGCAAGCCTTGCTTGCTCGTTTTCAAAATCACCCCACTTATGGCACACAATTTAAAGATATTTATGGCGATGATATTTTTAACGATGCTGACAAAGCGTATGCGGCAATGGCACAAAGTATTGCCGAATTTGAAAAAACCAAAGTCTTCGCACCTTTTGATTCAAAATACGACCGCTATTTGGCAGGTAAATACGAATTTACAGACTTAGAAGACTTGGGGCACTCTTTGTTTTTCTCAAACAACAACACCAATTGCGCCACTTGCCATCAACTAAAAAAATCTGATGACGCTAAAGGCGAAACTTTCAGCAACTATGAATACCACAATATCGGCGTGCCAATCAACACCGCATTACGCACTA
It contains:
- the mauG gene encoding Methylamine utilization protein MauG, with protein sequence MKTKLLLLPLILLLNACGTEQDMSAAKQLLGQQLFFDPILSNNQTQSCSTCHNPDFGFIDNRDNGINGINGAASLGDDGKSLGDRNTPSAAYAMFSPDFHFDKKNQQWVGGQFLDGREQDLKGQAGGPPLNPVEMNMPNKQALLARFQNHPTYGTQFKDIYGDDIFNDADKAYAAMAQSIAEFEKTKVFAPFDSKYDRYLAGKYEFTDLEDLGHSLFFSNNNTNCATCHQLKKSDDAKGETFSNYEYHNIGVPINTALRTKNGVKAIDKGLLNNPKVNNAKQKGKFKTPSLRNIAITAPYMHNGVFKNLETVIVFYDKYINKNRTTNPETHQPWATAEVPETINFDDLRKGKKLSDKKVNALVAFLKTLTDKRYEHLLEK